TGTGACCGGCGTTCACACCGCCCTGGTAACGGACGACGACGTCGGCGGAGCGGCTCAGCAGATCGGTGATCTTGCCCTTCCCCTCGTCGCCCCACTGTGCTCCGATGACGACAACGTTGGCCAAGGGCACAGCGGCCCAAAGCCGCTTTAAAGCACAATCCGTGAGCTTCTCAGATCGCCCAGCCCTTCGTCAAAGGGAACGGACGCGGCGCGTTCTGTCCGCCAGGGCTCAGGCGCCGCGGACGACACTTGTTTCGGCCTTTTTGAGCTCCTTGTCCAGCCGTGCCTTCAGCGCTTCCGGGATGGGGCGGTTGGCGTAGGCGGCGTAATGGGCCGCCAGGGCGTTCATGGCCGTCTGCATGGTGGTGAAGGAACTCAGGCCGTTCAGCCGAGCCTGGGGCCGATAGCGGGCGGTGTAGCTGTTGATCAGGCTGCGGGCCTCGACCTCGGCCTGCTTACGGCTGGGATCGTCCTGCGGCAGGGCGATGGTGGTCAGCAGGCTCTGGGCCACAGCCACGGTGTCATCGACGTAGTTCCCCGTGATCGGACCACTGGCGGATGTGCAGGCGGAGAGCACCAGCACCAGGCAGAGGCAGACCGCCACCAGGGAAGCCTTGACGCGAACGAGCACCGCAGCCATGGGGAATGCAACTAGGAGGGTTGGATCTTAGAAGAACTGAGCTTTGGGGCCCCAAGGGCCGGAGCTTCCCATTCAGGCAGTGTGCCTGCCTGCGTCAGGCCGCCCCGCTGGCCAGGCCGCGCCGTTGGTCCACCAGGCCGGAGAGCACCGTGGCCAGGAGCTCGGAGGCGGCGAGCTCCTGCTTCAGAGCGCCCTGGCGCTCCACCAGTTCCACCGTGCCTGCCTGGGCGCCCCGGCCCACCACCACCCGCCAGGGGATGCCGATCAGGTCCGCGTCCTTGAACTTCACCCCGGCCCGCTCGGGGCGATCGTCGAGCAACACATCGATGCCGGCCCGCTGGAGTTCGCCGTACAACTGCTCGGCCAGGGCCACCTGGGCCTCCTCCTGGACGTTGGCGATCACGATGATCAGCTCAAAGGGGGCGATGGCCACGGGCCAGATGATGCCGTTGCTGTCGTGGTGCTGCTCCACCGCCGCCTGGGCCAGCCTGGAGACACCAATGCCGTAACAGCCCATCCAGAGGGCCTCCTCCTCGCCGGCCTCATTGGTGAAGCGGGCCCCCAGGGCTTCGGAATACTTGCGCCCCAGCTGGAAAATGTGACCCACCTCGATGCCGCGGCGGGCCCCCAGCAGCTGGCTGGGGTCATGGAGGCAACGGTCGCCCGCCTGGGCCGCGCGCAGATCGAGGCTCTCAGGGGTGGTGCCCGCCTCACTCCAACGGGCCCCCACCCGGTGGGCCTCCGGCTGGTTGGCCCCGCACACAAAGATGTCGAGCGCGGCGGCGGTGGCATCCGCCAGCCGCAGGAAGGAGGGCGACCAATCCCTGGCGCCGGCGAGAACGGCATCCTCGAGCTGGGGGCCGAGATAGCCAAAGGGCAGGGGCTTGAGTCCCTGGCTCTGCAGCTGCTCGGCGCTGATCGGCTCGACATCCAGCAGGGTGCCGCGTTCCTCCCCCAGACGGGCCGTCAGGGCATTGGCCAACTTGATGGGATTGAGCTGTTGATCACCCCGCAGGCTGATCAACAGCGGCTGGGAGGGCCCTGCGGCAAAGCGGGCCAGCAGCAGCAACACCTTGACGATCTGGCTGGGATCGAATCCGTGGGCGGCGCAGAGGGCC
Above is a genomic segment from Cyanobium sp. ATX 6F1 containing:
- the psb27 gene encoding photosystem II protein Psb27, translated to MAAVLVRVKASLVAVCLCLVLVLSACTSASGPITGNYVDDTVAVAQSLLTTIALPQDDPSRKQAEVEARSLINSYTARYRPQARLNGLSSFTTMQTAMNALAAHYAAYANRPIPEALKARLDKELKKAETSVVRGA
- a CDS encoding proline--tRNA ligase; this encodes MRVSRLMLVTLRDDPAEAEIISHKLLLRGGYIRRVASGIYVYLPLLWRVLQKISAIVREEMNAVGGLETLLPQLQPADLWERSGRWQGYTAGEGIMFHLVDRQQRSLGLGPTHEEVITALAADLLRSYRQLPVCLYQIQTKFRDEIRPRFGLMRGREFIMKDAYSFHAHEEDLRRAYGELDGAYRRIFGRCGLRAVAVEADSGAIGGSASQEFMVTAEAGEDLILTSPDGTYAANQERAVSLASEAVPLIAGEVTLLATPGQTSIEALCAAHGFDPSQIVKVLLLLARFAAGPSQPLLISLRGDQQLNPIKLANALTARLGEERGTLLDVEPISAEQLQSQGLKPLPFGYLGPQLEDAVLAGARDWSPSFLRLADATAAALDIFVCGANQPEAHRVGARWSEAGTTPESLDLRAAQAGDRCLHDPSQLLGARRGIEVGHIFQLGRKYSEALGARFTNEAGEEEALWMGCYGIGVSRLAQAAVEQHHDSNGIIWPVAIAPFELIIVIANVQEEAQVALAEQLYGELQRAGIDVLLDDRPERAGVKFKDADLIGIPWRVVVGRGAQAGTVELVERQGALKQELAASELLATVLSGLVDQRRGLASGAA